In Sphaerisporangium krabiense, the DNA window ACGACCTCGGCAAGAAGATCGAGGAGTACCGCGCCGAGTACCGCGCGGCGACGAACGGGGGGCGCGGGCACGTCGCGCTGATGGTCCACACCTACCTCGGCGAGGACGACGACGAGATCCGCGAGATCGTCCGCGAGCCCCTCTACGAGTACCTGCGCAGCTCGATCAACCTGCTCGTGGGCTCGCGCAGCGTCGACGCCCGCAAGATCGACCCGGCGTCCCTGCGGCCCGCCGACGTCGACTTCCTCGTCCAGCGCTCCTTCGACCGGTACTTCGACGAGAGCGGCCTCCTCGGCGGCCTGGACAAGGGACGGCGGATCGTCGAGCGCCTGCGCGGCATCCAGGTCGACGAGATCGCGTGCCTGATCGACTTCGGGCTGCCCACCGCCGACGTGCTCAACGGCCTCAAGTATCTGGACCAGCTCCGCCAGTACTGTCAGTCCCCATGACCACCCGAATGGCGATCGACGAGAACGACGGCCGGGCGACGCTGGCGGTCATCGGGACCGGCGGCCTCGCCCGCGCCGTCTGCTACGCGCTCGCGGAGGGCGGGAGGCCCCTCCGGGTACTGGTGATCGGCAGGGATCCGCGCAGGACCGCCGAGGTGAGCTACATCGGCTCGGTGAAGACGCTCGGCACGCCTGTGACGTTCGAGCCGGTCACCGTGGACCTCGCCGCCGACGGCGCCCTTGCCGAGGTGCTCGCCGCGGCCCGGCCCACCGGCGTGCTGGTGCTCGCCTCGCCCCAGTCGCCGTGGGAACGTCTGAACGCCCCCTCGGACTGGACCCGCCTGGTCCAGCGCGCCGGATTCGGCCTCACCCTTCCCTTCCAGGCGCGCTTCGCCCGCCAGGCGGCCGAGGCGCTCGCCCGGTTCCGTCCCTCGGCCTGGCTCGTCAACGGCTGCCTTCCCGACGCGGTCAACCCGGTGCTGGCCGGCCTCGGCGTGCCCCCGCTGTGCGGGATCGGCAACGTCGCGCTGGTCGCCTCCGCCCTGCAGGCCGCGCTCGGCGTCCCCGAGCGTGCCCGACTGAAGGTGCTGGCCCACCACCTGCACCTGCACAGCCCGCCCCCGAACGCCGAGGAGGCCCTGGCCTGGGCCGACGGCAGGCCGGTCACCGGCGTGGGGGCACTGCTCGACGCCATGAGATCGGTGTCCAGACCCGAGCTCAACCTCCTCACCGGGCAGGCCGCCGCCCGCCTGGTCGGCGACGTGCTCGAGGGCCGGGACGCGCACGCCAACCTCCCCGGCCCGCTCGGGCTCCCCGGCGGCTACCCCGTACGGATCTTCCGCCCGCACCCGGACGAGCCGGTGCGCGCGGAACTGAGCCTGCCGGACGGGGTGAGCGAGTCCGAGGCCGTCGCCTTCAACGAGCGGGCGGCGCGGCACGACGGCGTCGCCGTCGAGCACGGCCGCGTCGTCTTCACCCGGGTACGGCCCGGTGACCTGCCCGCCGAGCTGGCCGACGGGTTCCCGGTGGGCGACCTGGACGAGGCCACCCGATGCCTGAGCCGATTCCGCGATCGCCTGCGCGGCGACACCTAGCTCGCCACCACGTTCCCCCGCGAAGACCTCGCGAGACCCAGAGGAGCCAGCATGCCGGAAACCGGCCTCGACGCGGCCACACCCGTACGGTCGGCCAATCTCCTGCTCGACTTCTTCGACCGGCTCGGCGAGGCGATCCCGGCGATCGCCGGGCACGTGGACCCGGTCCGCGACGGCGACGCGGCGTTCTCGCCAGGCTTCCTGCTCCCCGAGCCGGACGAGCCCCTGCGCCGCTTCTTATCCGCCGCCACCGTGCGGTGGCACCGGCTCGCCGGCTACGGCGGGCACCGCCTGCACCTCATGGACCTCACCGGCAACCCCGGCACGGGCACGACGAAGACCTTCGCGTCCCTGCTGATAGTGGCCCGCGCCGTCGCCTACATCCGCCGCTACGGCGAGAACGTGACGATCTTCTCCCCCACCTCGGCCAACAAGGGCACCGCCCTGCGCGACGCGGTGCTGCGCGCGATCGAGGCCGGGCTGGTCGAGCCGGAACAGTTGCGCGTCGTGATCGTCGCGCCGCGCTCGTGTCAGGCGAAGCTGCGGGCGAGCCGCCTGTCGGAGGACCCGGAGCTGCGCGCCCTGAACCCCGTGTTCCTCTACACCGGGCCCGAGCCGGAGCACGTCAAGGCGCTCGGGGCCGAGTTCGTCGAACGGTACGGCGCCGAGGCGGGCAAGCGGCTCGACACCCGGCTCTGGTACTCGCTGGAGCTGCGCAACTACATGGTCGCCGACGCCGCGCGGGCGTTCTTCGAACGGGAGGCCCTGCCCGACGCCACGGCCCGCCGCGTGCACGCCCACGCGGTGTCCAGCGCGTTCGGCCTGCTCGGGTACCACCAGGGCCGCGCGGCGCTGGAGCGCGCCGGACTGGCGCGCCCGGAGGACCGTCCCGCGAGCCTGCTCGTCCAGCACCTGGGCACGCCCGACATGGTGCTGAACCTCGTGCACGGCGACTTCGGCCGCGAGAACGTCCCCGCCTACACGACGGCGGCCGACGGGCTGTACCACCAGTCCGCGGACCCGCGCTTCCCGAGGGTCACCGCCGATCCGGGCGAGGTGCTGGACCCGACCTTCTACACGCACCGCCCCGCCACCTCCCCTGCCATGAACGAGCTGATCCGCCGGTACGGCGGCGACGGCATCGTGGTGTCCCTCGCCGAGTGCGTCGAGCGCTACCCGCTCCTGCGCCGGCTGCTCGACGGCACCGGATGCGCGCTGCCCGCCGACCTCCGCGAACTGCAGGAATGGTCGCTCGTCATGGCGCTGACCGGTGTGATGAACGCCGTCGACCGGGGCCTGGTCGAGGGCGCGGGCCACGACATCGTCGTCCACGGCTCGGGCGCCTACGCCCGCGCGGACTACCGCCCCCTGAGATACTTCACGGAAGTGGAAGAACCAGGCGACATAGCGACCGCACTCTACGGCGACAGGTGACCTATGACCGATTCAGCGACCTCAGCCAACGTCAGCAAGCCGCGCGTCCTCTCCGGCATCACCGCGACCGGCAAGCTGACGATCGGCAACTACATCGGAGCGCTGAGCGTCTGGGCCGCCGAGCAGGACCGCTACGAGAACTTCTTCTTCATCGCCGACCTGCACGCGCTCACCATCCCCGAGAACATCAAGGCGGACGCGCTGCGCGAGCGCATCAAAGAGATCGTCGCGCTGTACCTGGCCTGCGGTCTGGACCCGGCCAAGTCCGTGCTGTTCCAGCAGTCCCGCGTGCCCGCGCACGCCTCCCTCGCCTGGATCTTCGACTGCGTGACGCCGGTCGGCTGGCTGGAGCGCATGACGCAGTACAAGTCCAAGTCCCAGACGGCCACGCCGAGCGCCGGCCTCTTCACCTACCCGGCGCTGATGGCCGCCGACATCCTGCTGTACCAGGCGGCGTACGTCCCGGTCGGCGACGACCAGCGCCAGCACATCGAGATCACCCGCGACATCGCGCAGCGCTTCAACCACCTGTTCGGCGAGGCGTTCCGCGTGCCGGAGCCGCTGATCCGCGCCAGCGGCGCCCGCATCATGGGCCTGGACGACCCCACCGTGAAGATGAGCAAGAGCCTGGCCGAGACCCGCGACGGCCACGCGATCGGCCTCCTCGACCCGCCGTCCAAGATCCGCAAGGCCGTGATGCGCGCGGTCACCGACTCGGGCTCGGAGGTACGCGGCGACGCGATCGGCCCCGGCGTGGACAACCTGCTCACGTTGTTCGAGGTCCTGTCCGGCACCGACCGCGCGAGCTCGCTGCGCCAGTTCGAGGGCCAGGGGTACGGCACCCTCAAGAAGGCCGTCGCCGAGGTCGCGATCGAACGGGTCGGCGCCATCCAGTCCCGCTACACCGAGATCCGCGCCGACGAGACCTACCTGGAGAAGACCCTCATCGAGGGCGCCGAGAAGGCCACCGCCGTCGCCGACCGCACCCTCTCCACCGCCATGCGCCTGACGGGCCTCCTCTGATGCCGGACCTCGGCATGCGGGAGCGGCTCGACGCGCTCGCGGCGGAGTTCTGGACGTGGCGGGAGGCGACCGGCCCCGACTCCTCCGACGACCTTCCGCGCCTGGAGCGCCCGGCGGGCTGGCTTCCCGACTGGTCGGCGGACTCCGTCGCCGACCGCCGCCGGCGGCTGGGCGAGTTCGCCGCGCGGCACGCGAGCCTGGACACCACGGGCGAGCCGGTCGCCGTCCAGGTGAACGCCCGGCTGCTCGGCTGCGCCCTGGACCGCGCCCACTGGGAGCTGGACCTGCTGCGCGGCTGGCGCCGCAACCCCTGCTTCTACATCGACCAGAGCCTGGTCCCGGTCTACAACCTGCTGCTGGTCTCCACGCCCATCACCCCCGAGCGCGCCACCGCGATCATCCGCCTGCTGGACCACGTCCCCGTGGTGCTCGCCCAAGCGCGCGAGAACCTCGCGGGCGAGGCCGCGAAGCCGTTCGCGACCTCGGCGCTGCGCATCCTCGCCGACGCCGACACCCGGCTCGACACCGCGATGACCGCGCTCGCCCCCTTCCTTCCCGAGGCGCGGGCGGCCGAGCTGCCTGCGGCGACGGCCAGGGCCGTCACCGCCGTGCGCGGCTACCGCGACTGGCTGCGCGAGTCGCTACCCACCTTCGCCCCGGACGGCGCGGCCGGGTCCCACGCCCTGCGGTTCCTGCTGCACCGCGTGGCCCTGCTGCCGTACTCGGTGGAGCAAATACGCGAGCTCGGCCGCCAGGAGTGGACGCGAGCGCTCGCGACGGAGGCGATGCTGGGCGCGCGGCACCGCGGCCACACGCCGCGGCCGGTGCCCGGCACGGCCGAGCAGATCGCCCGGCAGCACGCCGCGGAGCAGGAGGTCCGCCGTTTCTACACCGGCCGCGACATCCTGACTCAGCCGCCCACGCTGCGCCACTACCGCTTCGCGCCCTGCCCGCCCTACCTGGAGCCGCTGATCTGGCTCGGCGTCCCCGACGACCTGACCTCGCCCGCCCGCGCCGGCGAGGACGCCGTCAGGTACGTCGTCGCCACCGAGGCCGAGCCGCCGTACTTCGAACGCGCCGCGGCGATCGACCCGCGCACGATGATCGCCCACGAGGGCGTCCACGCCCAGCAGGTCGCCCTCTCCTGGCGCCACCCCGACCCCGCCCGCCGCCGCTTCTACGACTCCACCCCGAACGAGGGCATCGCGTTCTACAACGAGGAGCTCATGCTCCTGTCCGGCCTGTTCGACGACAGCCCCGAGGGCGCGGCGTTCGCCGCCAACGCGATGCGCCTGCGCGCCCTGCGCGTCGAGGTCGACATCGCCCTCGCCCTCGGCGAGCTCACCGTCGAGGCCGCGGCCGACCGCCTGCGCGACCTGGTCCCGATGGACGAGGAGACCGCATGGGACGAGGCCGTCTTCTTCCTGGGCAACCCCGGCCAGGGCCTGAGCTACCAGATAGGCAAACTCCAGATCCTCGACCTCCTCGCCACCGCCACCCAACGCCCCGGCTTCACCCTCCGAACCTTCCACGACGACCTCTGGCAGGAGGGCAACGTCCCCCTCTCCCTCCACCGCTGGCAATCCCTGAACCTCCCCGACCACCTCCACCGCTCCGCCCAGCTGGCCGCCGCCCTCTCCTGACCCGGCCCGCCCCGTCTCCGCACCAGAATCGGCGTCGGCGCCTGCGCTGAAAGGGCATGCCCGTACCCCCCGAAGCGGGTCGGCGTTAACCCAGGACCGTTTCTCGCAGGATGACCGAGGTGGCATTCTCACGCTGGCGGTGTGTCGTCTCCTAGCTTCAGGGGAGGCTTCCATGCGGCGGCGTCCGGGGTGGCCATCGGAGACGTTTCTGGCGCGACTTCCCGAGGCGTCCCGGCAGGAGTTGCTGGGTCTCGGCCCGGTACACGCCCATCCCGCCGGCCGCGTACTGGTCCGCCAGGGAGACCCCGGCACCCTGCTGTACGTCATCGCGCACGGCCTGGTCAAGGTGACCGCGCGCACCGAGAACGGCAAGGAGTCGCTGCTCGCGGTGCGCGTGCGGGGCGATCTGGTCGGCGATATGGCTCTCGGCGGGTCGCCGCGCTCGGCGACCGTGACCACATGCGGCCCGACCACCACCTGCGTGATCAAGGGGGACGTCTTCCTCGCCTTCATATGCAGGCATCCGCCGGCCGCGCTGGCCTGGAACACCTTCACCGGGGAGCGGCTGCGCTGGGCCAACCAGCGGCGACTGGAGTTCGCCGGGTACGACAGCGACGTCTGCCTCGCCCGGCTGCTACTGGCGCTGCTCGCACGGCACGGCCGTCCCACGAGGCACGGCATGGACCTCGGTGTCCCGCTGACCCAGCCGGAACTGGGCAGCCTCATCGGCGCCAAGGAGAGCACCGTGCAGAAGATCCTCCGGGATCTCTCCGTCCGGGGACTGGTCCGCACCGGCCGTCGGCGCGTGGTCGTCACCGATGTGCCGGGCCTGACGGCCTTCGCCGAACTCCCCCCGTCCTCGGCAGAGAATCATCGGGCCAAGCCCTAATAATGCGGGTTCCCCTATTCCGGCCGTTCGCACAATCGAGGACGGCATGTGCCGGGCGAACGGGAGGAGCCCCATGCGCGACGAACGCGAGTTCCGCTTGATGATCACATCGGACATCGAGGATTACGGGGGGCGCAGCGACGGCGACCAGGTGGAGCTGCAACAGAGGCTGACGCGTGTCCTGGACCTGGCCGCCGGAGCGGCGGGTCTGGCGTGGCTGGAGTGGAAACAGCAGCCACAGGGGGACGGCTACTTCACCGTCCTGCCTCCAGGCACCGACGCCGCGACCGTTCTCGGGCCCTTCATGACGGCGCTCGCCCGGAACGTCGAGGCCGCGAACCGGGGACGGGACCGCATGCGCCTGCGGCTGTCCGTGCACGGCGGGCCGATCCATGTGCACGGCGCCGCGGGGTCGCCGGGGGGCCACGCCGTCCAGTCGGGAAGGCTGGTGGGAGCCGCCCCGCTGCGCGCCGCCATGGGCGCGCGCCCAGAGGCCGGCCTCGGGGTGATCATCTCGGACCGGGTCTATGAGGACTTCGTCGGTCAGGGGTACGGCGGTCCGTCCCGCGAGGAGTTCCGCCACGTGCACGTGACGGCGAAGTCACAGGAATATCAGGCTTACGTCCACCTCCCCGGGCACAACGTTCATCGGCTGTCCGAGCTGGACGAATACGACGTCGAGCCGGGGGTCCACGGCGACGACGAGGTAGTCCGGGAGGCCGAGCGAGGCGGGGTGACCGCGGGCCGTGATTATTACGGCGGCGGCACCGCCACGGCCGGCGGCAACGGCGTCGCCTTCACGGCCGGCAGAGACGCGTTCTTCGGCGACGATCCGCGCGACGGGAGGCGCCGCCGATGAGTGATCCCTCCCCCGCCCCCGACCCGTCTGTGCCTCCCGAAGGGGAGCGACCGTTCTCGGCCGACGAGCCCCCTTCCGACGGACCCGGGCGGGATGACGGGCAGCGGCCGGACGACGGTCCTGACGACCGGGACGATCCCGATGGCGATGACGAACAGGGCAGTTCGCAGGAACCCGGCGACGACCCCATGCTCGCGCGACGTGTCCACGAGGAGGAGCGCAACCTGTGGCTCCGGCTGAACATCCTGCGACGGCTGGCAGGGCTCGAGACAACGGCCGGGCGCGACGCGTTCGGCGGGCCGGTCAACCACGCGCGGGGCAACGGCCACGCTTACGGCGCCGGACGCGACTTCTTCTTGAACCATTTCGCCTCTGATGGCGGCCCGCACGTGCAGAGCGCGCCGATGACCGCAGAGCAACTCGGACGGCTCAAAGGGTGCCTGGTCACCACTCGCTCCCAGACCCGGCTGACGGCGATGCTGGCCACCGAGCCACTCGTGGTGCTGCGCGGGCTGCCCGGGATGGGGCGGGTCACGACGGCCATGGCCGCGCTCCAGGATGTGACCGAGTCCTGTCACTGGATCATGCTCCGCGACCCGTTCCGCCTGACCACGGAGGACCTAAAGAAGCGCGCCGGGTACGTCGTGAACGCCGACGTACCCGAGTGGACGTCACGACCGGAGGAGTTCGCGGAGTTCCTGGCATCGATGGCACTGCGCAAGGACTGCCGCATCGTCCTCGTCAGCGCGGACTTCGACCTTCCCCACCGGGTGGTGGACCACGATCCACCGGCCGCCGTCGAGGTGTGCCGGGCCACGGTCGCCTACTTGCTCCGCGACCCGGACGCGTGGGAGAGGCACGGACTGGACGCTCTCGACATCGGCCAGCTGCTGTCCGGCCGCCGCCCGCGCGAGGCGGCGTTGTTGGCCGAAGGCCTGGCGGACGGCGTGCGGCGTGGCCTGCCCGTCCAAGACGTGCTCGATGCCCAGCCGGTGTTCACACGGACACGGTTCCGTGAGCATCTGAACAAGGATCTGACCAGGTCCGGCCACTGCTTCCTCATCAGCAGCGCGGTGCTGCACGGCCTGCCGGAACCCGCGGTGTCATCGGCGGCGCTGGAGCTCGCCAGGCTGATCGCCGACGGCACAGGCGTGGAGGAGGAGCCCGATGACGGCCCCGTATGGGAACGCCTGAGGAGCTGGCTCGGCTATTCGGACATCAGCGCGGTCGAGGGCGACCGCCCAGGTGAGGGACGGCGCGTGCGGTTGCGCGAGGATCTCGTTTCGCTGCTCCTGCCGATGCTGTGGGAGGAACTGCCGGGGGTGCGCCCGCACCTCTACGTCTGGCTGCGCCGGCTTGGGGACGGTCCGGACGAGCACGTGCGGATCAAGGTGGCGCACGCGGTGGGCCTTCTCGCGACCTGCGACTTCGACCTGGTCCAGCGGGAGTTCCTCGACGGGTGGAGCCGTGATCGCAAGCCGGCACGCAAGCAGCTCGCCGCCTGGGCCCTGGAAGCGGCGGCCGGAGCGCCCGGGCTGAGCGGCCGCGTGGACCGCCTGCTGCGCGAGTGGGCGGAGTACGGCCCGTACGAGCGCCTGGCGACGGCCGCGATCGCGTATGGCTCGCCGACCCGTGTTCGAGACCTCGGCGACGCGCTCGACACGTTCGAGCGGATCACCAGGGTCACCCGGAGGTACTGGCTCTGCGACGCCGTCGCGCGGTCGGTCGCCGACATCTACGCGCCGGATACCGCGCGACCCGTCGTCGGCGCGCTGGCCCGGTGGGCGCGCGGCGAGGCGGCGGGCGGGCGGCTCGCGGCCGCGCTGGCGCTGGTGCGGCTCGGCGGGCCACGCCCCGGTGCCCGTCCCGTGCTGCTGGACCACGGCGACGACGAGGATCTGATCGCCCTATGGAGCCGGTCCCTTGAGCTGACGTTGTCGTCCGACCGGATGGCGGGGCGGGGGTCGAGCTTGTCGGGCCGCCTGTGGGAGCTGTTCACCGCATGGGTGGGGGCGTGGGAGGAGTGCCCGTCCTTACGGCCGGTGGTCGCGGGCGTCCTCCTGTCGGCCGGTCAGGGAGAGGTGCGGCTGCGCCGTACCTACCAGCTCTACCTGCTGCTGTGGCGGCGTACGGCGACCGTTTCCGGCGAGCTCTTCGACCATCTGAACCGCATCCTGAAGGACTGGTGAGCGATGTCGTTCCTTTTCAAGCACTACAGCTTCGCCCCCGAGCCGTCCCTGCCGAAGGGAGGCGAAGTGCTGTCGTTCCTCTCGCCCGCCGCCGGCGAGGCGTTCGACTTCGCCGTGTCCGTACGCCTGCGGCTGCTTGCCGGTGGACGGCGCAGGTCGTGGGCACCCGACCGCGAGGAGGTCGACCGGGTCGGCGAATTCGTGCGCCGGACGGTCCGGGGCACGACCCGCGGGCACTCCGTCTTCGACGTGGTCAATGCTGAGGCCGCGGTCAACCAAACCCTCGACCGTCGTCTGATGGGGGTCTCGCACGACGATCCAGCCATCATCTCGCGGTGGGGGGCGACCGCCGAGCTCGCGCTACCGGAGCGCGTCAAGGAGGTCAGGCGGGCCCACGAGATCGCCGTGTACGAGCTGGACGCCCAGGCGAAGGTCACCGAACGGCGCGTGGACCGGCTCAGGGAGTCCAGCGGGATCTGGACGGCGCTGCTGGACGAGACCACGAGGAACCCGTACGCCCGCTACGCCGTGCGACTGACCCAGAACGACGCGTCCCCGGCCGAGATCGTCGAGCGGATGCTCGACACACGACGGGAGGACGCCGACCAGCTCCTCACCCTCGTCGCGAAGATCGTGAACGCGCAGCAGGCGGCGGGGGTGGTCGACCTCGTGCTCGCCAGCGACACCGCGCTACGGGCGGCCTTCCAGCGCCTCGGCGTGCCGCTGCCCCCGGCCGATCCCGACTCGCCGTTCGCGCCCCTTGATCCGGTGCCCTGATCTAAGAGCCCGGCGTTCAGCGGGAGGCGAGGCGTTCGAGGAGGAGGCCCTCGCGGGTGGACCAGGGGCAGATCTCGACGGTGGGGGTGGCGTAGGCGCGCATGAGGGCTTCGGCTATCAGGGCGCCGGCGAGGGATTGTTCGGCGCGGTGGGGGCTGATGCCGGGGAGGGTGCCGCGGGCGGGGACGGGCGTGCCGGACAGGAGGGCCAGGGAGGCGCGGACGCCGGGGAGGGTGAGGCGGCGGCGGGTGCCGTGTTCGCCGGGCTGGGCGGTGGCGAGGCGGGCCAGTTGGGAGAAGGTCTTGGAGCAGGCCAGCACGCGCAGCCCGGGGGCCGGGGCGGGCAGGTCGGGGAGGGCGCCGAGGCTCTTGCGGAGGTGACGCCGCACCTCGCGCAGCTGCCGGGGGGAGGAGGCGACGCCGCCGGGCAGCCACCGCCGGGTGACGGTCCTGGCGCCGAACGGCAGCGAGTGCACGACGTCGGGCTCCTCGCCGGTGCCGTACGCCAGCTCGACGGTGCCCCCGCCGATGTCCAGCACGAGGATCGGCCCGGAGGGGGGTTCGTATACCAGGCCGGACGGGGATCGGTATGCCGCGCCGGATGAAGGCTCGGACAACCGGTCCGGGGATTCGTACGCCGAGCCGGATGAGAGCACGGACAACCCGTCCGGGGATTGACATGCCGCGCCGGATGAGGGCTCGTACGTCGCGGGGGAGGCCGCGTGGGGTGGTGGAGCCGAGAGGGAGCGGGGTGGCCGGGGGGAGGTGCGGGTCCATTGGCGGGCGGCCACGTAGGCCAGGCGGGCCTCCTCCTGGCCTGGGAGGACGCGGAGGAGGGTGCCGGTGGCGCGGGCTACGCGGGCTATCACCTCCTCGCGGTTGGGGGCGTCGCGGATGACGGAGGTGGCGAAGGCGAACACGTCTCCGTCGCCGGGGCCCGCGCCGATGGCCTGGGCCACCGCTCGCTGGACGCTGCGCATGCCGCGCTCGCCGAGGCGGCCGTCCGGCTTCAGCATGGTGTGCAGGCCCAGCCGCACCTTGCGGGACGTCACCGTCTCCAGGGCGCCCTTCGTCCGGGGGCGCCGCACCACCGTCAGAAGGGCGCTGTGGCACCCGACGTCCAGAACCCCTGCCTGCCGCATCCCCACCGCCTCTCACGGGGCCCACTACCCGCGCAGTGGACCGGATTTCCCGTCGCGAGCCTGTTCTGGGGTGTGACCGCACGACGTTCAGGGGTGCCTCACCCCACCAGAATGGCCGGACTATAGCCTTTCATCACATTCGACCGATTGAAGCCGATTTTCACGGCTTTCGAACGCCTCGCCGCGGCACCGCTATGGTGTTGTCCTGGAATCTCATGCCCGGAATGCATGGAAATTC includes these proteins:
- a CDS encoding DUF885 family protein; translated protein: MPDLGMRERLDALAAEFWTWREATGPDSSDDLPRLERPAGWLPDWSADSVADRRRRLGEFAARHASLDTTGEPVAVQVNARLLGCALDRAHWELDLLRGWRRNPCFYIDQSLVPVYNLLLVSTPITPERATAIIRLLDHVPVVLAQARENLAGEAAKPFATSALRILADADTRLDTAMTALAPFLPEARAAELPAATARAVTAVRGYRDWLRESLPTFAPDGAAGSHALRFLLHRVALLPYSVEQIRELGRQEWTRALATEAMLGARHRGHTPRPVPGTAEQIARQHAAEQEVRRFYTGRDILTQPPTLRHYRFAPCPPYLEPLIWLGVPDDLTSPARAGEDAVRYVVATEAEPPYFERAAAIDPRTMIAHEGVHAQQVALSWRHPDPARRRFYDSTPNEGIAFYNEELMLLSGLFDDSPEGAAFAANAMRLRALRVEVDIALALGELTVEAAADRLRDLVPMDEETAWDEAVFFLGNPGQGLSYQIGKLQILDLLATATQRPGFTLRTFHDDLWQEGNVPLSLHRWQSLNLPDHLHRSAQLAAALS
- a CDS encoding Ppx/GppA phosphatase family protein; protein product: MRQAGVLDVGCHSALLTVVRRPRTKGALETVTSRKVRLGLHTMLKPDGRLGERGMRSVQRAVAQAIGAGPGDGDVFAFATSVIRDAPNREEVIARVARATGTLLRVLPGQEEARLAYVAARQWTRTSPRPPRSLSAPPPHAASPATYEPSSGAACQSPDGLSVLSSGSAYESPDRLSEPSSGAAYRSPSGLVYEPPSGPILVLDIGGGTVELAYGTGEEPDVVHSLPFGARTVTRRWLPGGVASSPRQLREVRRHLRKSLGALPDLPAPAPGLRVLACSKTFSQLARLATAQPGEHGTRRRLTLPGVRASLALLSGTPVPARGTLPGISPHRAEQSLAGALIAEALMRAYATPTVEICPWSTREGLLLERLASR
- a CDS encoding DUF6002 family protein; translated protein: MPETGLDAATPVRSANLLLDFFDRLGEAIPAIAGHVDPVRDGDAAFSPGFLLPEPDEPLRRFLSAATVRWHRLAGYGGHRLHLMDLTGNPGTGTTKTFASLLIVARAVAYIRRYGENVTIFSPTSANKGTALRDAVLRAIEAGLVEPEQLRVVIVAPRSCQAKLRASRLSEDPELRALNPVFLYTGPEPEHVKALGAEFVERYGAEAGKRLDTRLWYSLELRNYMVADAARAFFEREALPDATARRVHAHAVSSAFGLLGYHQGRAALERAGLARPEDRPASLLVQHLGTPDMVLNLVHGDFGRENVPAYTTAADGLYHQSADPRFPRVTADPGEVLDPTFYTHRPATSPAMNELIRRYGGDGIVVSLAECVERYPLLRRLLDGTGCALPADLRELQEWSLVMALTGVMNAVDRGLVEGAGHDIVVHGSGAYARADYRPLRYFTEVEEPGDIATALYGDR
- a CDS encoding Crp/Fnr family transcriptional regulator, producing MRRRPGWPSETFLARLPEASRQELLGLGPVHAHPAGRVLVRQGDPGTLLYVIAHGLVKVTARTENGKESLLAVRVRGDLVGDMALGGSPRSATVTTCGPTTTCVIKGDVFLAFICRHPPAALAWNTFTGERLRWANQRRLEFAGYDSDVCLARLLLALLARHGRPTRHGMDLGVPLTQPELGSLIGAKESTVQKILRDLSVRGLVRTGRRRVVVTDVPGLTAFAELPPSSAENHRAKP
- a CDS encoding potassium transporter TrkA; protein product: MTTRMAIDENDGRATLAVIGTGGLARAVCYALAEGGRPLRVLVIGRDPRRTAEVSYIGSVKTLGTPVTFEPVTVDLAADGALAEVLAAARPTGVLVLASPQSPWERLNAPSDWTRLVQRAGFGLTLPFQARFARQAAEALARFRPSAWLVNGCLPDAVNPVLAGLGVPPLCGIGNVALVASALQAALGVPERARLKVLAHHLHLHSPPPNAEEALAWADGRPVTGVGALLDAMRSVSRPELNLLTGQAAARLVGDVLEGRDAHANLPGPLGLPGGYPVRIFRPHPDEPVRAELSLPDGVSESEAVAFNERAARHDGVAVEHGRVVFTRVRPGDLPAELADGFPVGDLDEATRCLSRFRDRLRGDT
- the trpS gene encoding tryptophan--tRNA ligase — translated: MTDSATSANVSKPRVLSGITATGKLTIGNYIGALSVWAAEQDRYENFFFIADLHALTIPENIKADALRERIKEIVALYLACGLDPAKSVLFQQSRVPAHASLAWIFDCVTPVGWLERMTQYKSKSQTATPSAGLFTYPALMAADILLYQAAYVPVGDDQRQHIEITRDIAQRFNHLFGEAFRVPEPLIRASGARIMGLDDPTVKMSKSLAETRDGHAIGLLDPPSKIRKAVMRAVTDSGSEVRGDAIGPGVDNLLTLFEVLSGTDRASSLRQFEGQGYGTLKKAVAEVAIERVGAIQSRYTEIRADETYLEKTLIEGAEKATAVADRTLSTAMRLTGLL